A stretch of Pyrenophora tritici-repentis strain M4 chromosome 7, whole genome shotgun sequence DNA encodes these proteins:
- a CDS encoding cytochrome c oxidase subunit VI, with translation MSFVRAASKVSRVGVRAPVCRATPVALNASRAFSQSVALKSDAHAEETFEEFTARYEKEFEKVNDVFELQRNLNNCFAYDLVPSPAVITAALRAARRVNDFPSAVRVFEGIKFKVENKGQYAEYLQELEPIREELGIPLKEALYPDEK, from the exons ATGTCCTTCGTGCGCGCCGCGTCCAAGGTCAGCCGAGTGGGCGTGCGAGCCCCGGTTTGCCGAGCAACACCCGTTGCACTGAACGCTTCGCGCGCTTTCTCGCAGTCGGTTGCCCTCAAGAGCGACGCGCATGCCGAAGAAACATTTGAGGAATTTACCGCCAG ATATGAGAAGGAGTTTGAGAAGGTTAACGACGTCTTCGAGCTTCAG CGAAACCTAAACAACTGCTTCGCCTACGATCTTGTCCCCTCACCCGCCGTCATCACTGCCGCGCTCCGTGCTGCCAGGCGTGTCAACGACTTCCCCTCGGCTGTTCGGGTCTTTGAGG GTATCAAATTCAAGGTTGAGAACAAGGGTCAATACGCAGAGTACCTCCAGGAGCTCGAGCCGATACGCGAGGAGCTCGGCATTCCGCTCAAGGAGGCTTTGTACCCTGATGAGAAGTAG
- a CDS encoding transcription factor tfiiic complex a box associated subunit sfc1, whose product MTSENTAAATQHAPWLPVPSRAISVVEHPAVIKNIDKGITSLGGPVKLSKGLRSKLETTTNAEGDDELKKLISVSLRPDDPFAKRLLSTPVRTNNLLLKVTVPKRTGRKRKRGSSGPFLTEDEVGSRGSQPYVDASTIYRILQDNASTYKVALAGVVDEAHRFRNMPDMQYNASHNNTMVALRDHVLPNRYQLLKSFDVNTEAGADLNKSVGPSPEFLQMPIAFNYRFQQNANVKYTDTGVVNIQRSLAYNAYTIIKPTDEHVPTGPRLGLPAESNLTPYMQALIANIRALLLHRPIVTRQLLYNKLGWDKRTKLRQAAIYCGFFFESGPWREALVRWGVDPRKDPEYRRYQTVSFQSYVKSGISKHRIAFDQHVIKLAKMSPEELETEHTFDGVNVSQTGNLFQFCDITDPLIAKILATNDIRTTCAPTFQGWYHAGTWAKATVILKDKMNTIVGGEKPDDSIYQRIMEWPELWDDKEMAAAYRAEIDNRQVHHEKRREHQVMHNVRCAAKNPRYAFEQMEALKEREGDVGEEQEAEDVDVPEDMTEEPVSEDGDEHYNDMYGSDEVDEDDDEDSPLMSLRAASEGPVPFGGYYRV is encoded by the exons ATGACCAGTGAAAACACTGCTGCTGCAACTCAGCATGCACCGTGGCTACCCGTTCCGTCACGTGCCATATCCGTAGTCGAGCACCCGGCAGTCATCAAGAACATAGACAAGGGCATTACCTCTCTAGGCGGGCCAGTTAAACTGAGCAAG GGTCTGCGCTCAAAACTGGAAACCACGACCAACGCAGAGGGTGATGACGAACTCAAAAAACTCATATCCGTGTCCCTACGACCAGATGACCCCTTTGCCAAGCGTCTACTGTCGACGCCAGTGAGGACCAACAACCTGCTTCTCAAAGTAACAGTGCCCAAGCGAACGGGCCGCAAACGAAAGCGCGGGTCGTCAGGTCCCTTCCTCACCGAAGACGAGGTCGGAAGTCGCGGCAGTCAGCCCTACGTCGATGCATCAACCATCTACAGGATCCTCCAAGACAATGCGTCGACATATAAGGTCGCTCTTGCCGGTGTAGTCGACGAGGCGCATCGGTTCCGAA ATATGCCTGATATGCAATATAATGCCTCCCACAACAATACTATGGTTGCTCTGCGCGATCATGTCCTGCCCAATCGAT ACCAACTGTTGAAAAGCTTTGATGTCAATACAGAAGCTGGTGCAGACCTCAACAAAAGCGTTGGCCCATCACCAGAGTTTCTGCAGATGCCGATTGCATTCAACTATCG GTTCCAACAAAACGCCAACGTCAAGTACACTGACACAGGTGTGGTCAACATACAAAGAAGCTTGGCCTACAACGCATACACCATCATCAAGCCCACCGATGAGCACGTGCCGACTGGACCCCGACTTGGCCTTCCTGCAGAAAGTAATCTTACGCCATATATGCAGGCCTTGATTGCAAACATTAGAGCTCTACTCCTCCACAGGCCTATCGTGACCCGGCAGCTCCTGTACAACAAGCTCGGATGGGACAAGCGAACCAAACTCAGGCAGGCAGCTATATATTGTGGATTCTTCTTCGAGAGTGGACCGTGGCGGGAGGCTCTTGTGCGTTGGGGAGTTGATCCCCGCAAGGATCCAGAATACCGCAGATACCAAACGGTATCGTTCCAGTCATATGTCAAATCAGGCATCTCGAAGCACCGTATAGCCTTCGATCAGCATGTCATAAAGCTAGCCAAAATGTCTCCGGAAGAACTAGAGACTGAACATACCTTTGATGGTGTTAATGTCTCCCAAACTGGTAACCTCTTTCAATTCTGCGATATTACAGACCCTCTCATCGCAAAAATTCTGGCCACAAACGACATACGCACGACCTGCGCACCAACCTTTCAAGGATGGTACCATGCCGGAACATGGGCTAAAGCGACGGTGATCTTGAAGGACAAGATGAACACGATTGTCGGGGGTGAAAAGCCGGATGATAGCATATACCAACGTATCATGGAATGGCCCGAGTTATGGGACGACAAGGAAATGGCAGCTGCATACAGAGCAGAGATCGACAATCGTCAAGTCCATCATGAGAAGCGGAGGGAGCACCAGGTAATGCACAACGTGCGCTGTGCAGCCAAAAACCCACGATACGCGTTTGAGCAAATGGAAGCGCTTAAAGAACGGGAGGGAGATGTTGGTGAGGAGCAGGAAGCGGAAGATGTCGACGTTCCAGAAGACATGACAGAAGAACCTGTATCGGAAGAT GGCGACGAACATTACAATGATATGTATGGAAGCGATGAGGTTGACGAGGATGATGACGAGGATAGCCCTCTGATGTCTCTTCGAGCAGCATCAGAGGGCCCAGTTCCATTCGGGGGCTACTACAGGGTATAG